Proteins encoded within one genomic window of Christensenellaceae bacterium:
- a CDS encoding 50S ribosomal protein L28, with translation MAKCEVCGKNHHRASQLSYRSSQLTKRTLTFQKSNVQKVSVVENGAPIKKHICTKCLKNKDIVRA, from the coding sequence ATGGCTAAATGTGAAGTTTGTGGCAAAAATCACCACAGAGCAAGTCAGCTTAGTTACAGAAGCTCGCAGCTAACAAAGAGAACGCTGACTTTTCAAAAATCCAATGTGCAAAAGGTGAGTGTTGTTGAAAACGGCGCCCCCATAAAAAAGCATATTTGCACAAAATGCCTGAAAAACAAAGACATTGTAAGGGCATAA
- a CDS encoding 3-oxoacyl-ACP reductase FabG, protein MTQTNKVALITGGAKGIGKAITLKLASLGYDVIINFYTSKKPAEDLQKYIESNFKVKAQILCADIKDEAQIKTMIGEAILEFGKIDVLVNNAAIAIDKPFLEHTAEDFNKTLQTNLVGAFLVTKYAAPYMLKNKYGKIINISSNNACGFNDPVSVDYDCSKAGLNILTKNMAREFAPFVNVNAIAPGWIDTDMNSGFPPEFWEMEKKRISKSRIGKPEDVAGLVAFLISNEAEYINGEIVAIDGGMF, encoded by the coding sequence ATGACACAAACCAACAAAGTAGCACTTATTACAGGCGGAGCAAAGGGTATAGGCAAGGCCATAACACTTAAGCTTGCAAGCCTGGGTTATGATGTAATTATAAACTTTTACACCAGCAAAAAGCCTGCTGAGGACCTTCAGAAGTATATTGAGAGCAACTTTAAGGTAAAGGCTCAAATTTTGTGTGCAGACATTAAGGATGAGGCGCAAATTAAAACTATGATAGGGGAAGCAATTTTGGAATTCGGTAAAATTGACGTGCTGGTCAATAATGCCGCAATCGCTATCGATAAGCCATTTTTAGAGCATACTGCAGAGGATTTTAACAAAACACTCCAGACTAATCTGGTGGGGGCGTTTTTAGTCACAAAATATGCAGCGCCGTATATGTTAAAAAATAAGTACGGAAAAATAATTAATATTTCTTCAAATAATGCATGTGGGTTTAATGACCCTGTCAGCGTAGATTATGACTGCAGCAAGGCAGGGCTAAATATTCTGACCAAAAACATGGCAAGAGAGTTTGCTCCTTTTGTCAACGTTAACGCAATTGCTCCCGGCTGGATAGATACCGATATGAACAGCGGATTTCCTCCTGAATTTTGGGAGATGGAAAAAAAACGCATATCAAAAAGCAGAATAGGTAAGCCCGAGGACGTAGCAGGTTTAGTGGCCTTTTTGATAAGCAATGAGGCAGAGTATATTAACGGGGAAATAGTTGCAATTGACGGAGGCATGTTTTAA
- a CDS encoding DUF3788 domain-containing protein: MKDEKPILNNPDIYPTNEVLAQTLGTSFDAYIEFTDRLPQLNIEPEWRYYNDGKYWLSKGLYKNKTIFWLSIWEGGYFKITFYFNKKTRGGVQNLKIADSIKQTLANASPVARLYPLLLYVRNTTALYDIFKLIEYKKSIK, encoded by the coding sequence ATGAAAGACGAAAAACCAATATTGAATAATCCTGATATTTACCCGACAAATGAGGTTCTGGCACAGACACTCGGCACAAGTTTTGATGCTTATATCGAATTCACCGACAGATTGCCGCAGCTTAATATTGAACCCGAATGGAGGTATTATAACGACGGCAAATATTGGTTGTCAAAAGGGCTTTATAAAAACAAAACCATATTCTGGCTGTCGATTTGGGAGGGCGGATACTTTAAAATAACATTTTATTTTAACAAAAAAACCCGAGGCGGAGTTCAGAACCTAAAGATTGCAGACAGTATAAAGCAAACCCTTGCAAACGCATCACCTGTTGCAAGGCTATATCCGCTGCTGTTGTATGTGCGGAACACAACTGCACTCTACGACATATTCAAACTGATAGAATATAAAAAGAGTATAAAATGA
- a CDS encoding HD domain-containing protein: MKDIKNAIEFYYAATGLKELLRQGAVQWKVKRKRLEDVADHIFGTQILAIALKNNLNINIDLGYVLEMLTIHELEELKIGDLTYFTGKNITKEQKTQRGAEFVSNLLSKLTNKEYYQKMIDDFNCGNTLEAKFAKACDKFENVLEFKKYADAGQVNLSHGSAEMLADKTIQKYLKEGITSLEDIWFIYHSPSFESFGLTREVWKKTIKPIDTKGK, from the coding sequence ATGAAAGATATCAAAAATGCTATTGAATTTTATTATGCCGCAACAGGGCTTAAGGAACTGCTAAGGCAGGGAGCTGTGCAGTGGAAGGTTAAGCGCAAGCGTCTTGAAGATGTGGCGGACCATATTTTTGGCACACAAATTCTAGCAATTGCACTAAAAAACAATCTTAATATTAACATTGATTTGGGTTATGTTTTAGAAATGCTGACTATACATGAGCTTGAAGAGTTGAAAATCGGGGACTTGACATACTTTACAGGGAAAAATATAACAAAAGAACAAAAGACACAGAGGGGCGCTGAGTTTGTATCAAATCTCTTAAGCAAGCTCACAAACAAAGAGTATTATCAAAAAATGATTGATGATTTTAACTGCGGAAACACACTAGAAGCCAAATTTGCCAAGGCATGTGACAAATTTGAAAATGTTTTGGAATTTAAAAAATATGCAGACGCAGGGCAGGTAAATTTAAGTCACGGCAGCGCCGAAATGCTTGCTGACAAAACTATACAGAAATATTTGAAAGAGGGAATTACAAGCCTGGAAGATATATGGTTTATATATCATAGCCCGAGTTTTGAAAGCTTTGGCCTTACTCGTGAAGTTTGGAAAAAAACGATAAAGCCTATTGACACAAAAGGGAAATAA